From the genome of Thermoflexus hugenholtzii, one region includes:
- a CDS encoding pilus assembly protein TadG-related protein: MRGRGQIVVLFAFMLVGLLALTGLAMDGARLYAARHRLQHALDGAALAGSNQFRVGRTLTDIQQAARDFLTAQGFDVATIRVYTCDDPGPYAAELCTTPRRKLVRVEAEVTVPMTFLRVVGWGSARLSGSATGEAASVDLVLIIDNSESMAYDTRMVLASANPIVCIPTDAPDPNPACPRPQRPHFCNPTDTCEPFRFVREAALEFAARMHYPYDRVAVISFDRQARLWVDLNGGTSLAAVESAIRSIQVYDPSQNPQTTKCAGMDCTSGNCVPVPVFEPGAGNDPRPCPSSNVQGALLLAYNVLATQGRPAETGALWAIVILSDAAANATDPSPSSPDPAAKDFGLCPKYTPPPGWGEPTWYWGDPAYRPFCQDGDFEERHPSVSTRYDAEDAALDMVDVLREANVVIFSIGYGSGMHNLNVRPGGGRDPDVGEKFMRYLADSTDGDNRADCLQGGSDWFSPGAVWKSQGQPCSNYFYAPDASALQQIFREIARRIFTRLNR; this comes from the coding sequence ATGCGCGGCCGCGGTCAGATTGTCGTTTTGTTCGCCTTCATGCTGGTAGGGCTGCTGGCCCTGACCGGCCTGGCCATGGACGGCGCCCGGCTTTACGCCGCCCGGCACCGCCTGCAGCATGCCCTGGACGGGGCCGCCCTGGCCGGCTCCAACCAGTTCCGCGTCGGCCGCACCCTGACGGACATCCAGCAGGCCGCTCGGGATTTCCTGACTGCCCAGGGCTTCGATGTCGCCACCATTCGGGTCTACACCTGCGATGATCCGGGCCCCTATGCCGCGGAGCTCTGCACCACCCCCCGGCGCAAGCTGGTGCGCGTGGAAGCGGAGGTGACCGTCCCGATGACCTTCCTGCGCGTGGTGGGATGGGGGAGCGCGCGGCTCTCCGGGTCCGCCACGGGGGAGGCTGCCTCCGTGGACCTGGTGCTGATCATCGACAACTCGGAGTCCATGGCCTACGACACCCGGATGGTCCTCGCCTCCGCGAACCCCATTGTGTGCATCCCCACAGACGCCCCCGATCCCAATCCGGCATGCCCTCGGCCCCAGCGGCCGCACTTCTGCAATCCGACGGACACCTGCGAGCCTTTCCGCTTTGTGCGAGAGGCGGCGCTGGAGTTCGCCGCCCGGATGCATTACCCCTATGACCGCGTAGCGGTGATCTCCTTTGATCGCCAGGCTCGTCTGTGGGTGGATTTGAACGGGGGGACCAGCCTGGCGGCCGTGGAGAGCGCCATCCGGAGCATCCAGGTTTACGATCCTTCCCAAAACCCGCAGACCACGAAATGCGCAGGGATGGATTGCACCTCGGGGAACTGCGTCCCGGTGCCTGTCTTCGAGCCAGGGGCCGGCAACGATCCGCGTCCGTGCCCCAGCAGCAACGTCCAGGGAGCCCTTCTGCTGGCTTACAACGTCCTGGCCACCCAGGGACGTCCGGCGGAGACCGGCGCCCTTTGGGCCATCGTGATCTTGAGCGATGCCGCCGCCAACGCCACAGATCCCTCTCCCAGCTCGCCGGACCCGGCGGCCAAGGACTTCGGGCTCTGCCCGAAATATACACCGCCCCCGGGGTGGGGGGAGCCCACCTGGTATTGGGGGGATCCCGCCTATCGCCCCTTCTGTCAGGATGGGGACTTTGAAGAGCGCCATCCCAGCGTGAGCACCCGTTACGATGCGGAGGACGCCGCGCTGGACATGGTGGACGTGCTGCGAGAGGCCAACGTGGTGATCTTCTCAATCGGCTACGGCAGCGGGATGCACAACCTGAACGTCCGGCCCGGCGGAGGGCGGGATCCCGATGTCGGGGAGAAGTTCATGCGCTACCTGGCCGACAGCACGGATGGGGATAACCGGGCGGATTGCCTGCAGGGCGGGAGCGACTGGTTCAGCCCCGGAGCGGTCTGGAAGTCTCAGGGGCAGCCGTGCAGCAATTACTTCTACGCCCCGGACGCCAGCGCGCTGCAACAGATCTTTCGGGAGATCGCCCGCCGGATCTTCACCCGCCTGAACCGATAG
- a CDS encoding TadE family protein encodes MRRLAQGTLEFAVALPIFLMLVFMVVELARVFYAWATIENNARAAARYLSTGQYDEAFCLSGCADEADREQARLQAGLMRAREILYGLLITQFGEQAGGPGSDAPGFYGVTICSSRAGFEFDPITLRCEPGNDAGGPGDRVVVVVRHNHMIITPFLRPIVSHIPLIARREIINERFRTVRLLGLPPQIPTVPPPPTPTFTPGPTDTPTPTPPPTDTPTPTPTATATPTPTSTSTPTATATRTPTRTPTRTRTPTRTPTRTPTPCPPSVCTPTPTRTPTRTPTITPTRTPTRTPTSTPTRTPTPTVCPPSVCTPTPTRTPTPTWTPTRTPTRTPTQTPTITPTRTPMPTPTRTPTPTPAWTPTPTRTPTPTPTRTPGGWDG; translated from the coding sequence ATGCGCCGATTGGCTCAGGGGACGCTGGAGTTCGCCGTGGCCCTGCCCATCTTCCTGATGCTGGTCTTCATGGTTGTCGAGCTGGCCCGGGTGTTCTACGCCTGGGCGACCATTGAAAACAACGCCCGGGCGGCGGCCCGCTACCTCTCCACCGGACAGTATGATGAGGCCTTCTGTCTCAGCGGCTGCGCGGACGAGGCCGACCGGGAGCAGGCCCGGCTGCAGGCCGGCCTGATGCGGGCCCGGGAGATCCTCTACGGGCTGCTCATCACCCAGTTTGGGGAGCAAGCGGGAGGGCCGGGCTCGGATGCGCCGGGCTTCTACGGCGTGACCATCTGCAGCAGCCGGGCGGGCTTCGAGTTCGACCCGATCACGCTGCGCTGTGAGCCGGGGAACGACGCCGGAGGGCCCGGAGATCGGGTGGTGGTGGTGGTGCGCCATAACCATATGATTATTACGCCTTTCCTCCGGCCCATCGTCTCCCACATCCCGCTGATCGCCCGCCGTGAGATCATCAACGAGCGCTTCCGGACCGTCCGTCTGCTGGGGCTGCCGCCGCAGATCCCGACGGTGCCGCCACCTCCCACGCCGACGTTCACCCCGGGTCCCACCGACACGCCTACGCCCACCCCGCCGCCCACCGACACGCCGACGCCCACCCCGACGGCGACAGCCACCCCGACACCGACGTCGACCTCCACCCCGACGGCCACCGCTACGCGCACGCCCACCCGCACCCCCACGCGCACCCGGACTCCTACGCGCACACCCACCCGCACGCCGACACCTTGCCCGCCGTCCGTGTGCACGCCCACGCCGACCCGCACGCCGACGCGGACGCCAACCATCACGCCCACCCGCACCCCCACGCGCACGCCGACGTCGACGCCTACCCGCACGCCCACACCGACGGTGTGCCCGCCATCCGTGTGCACGCCTACGCCCACCCGCACCCCGACGCCGACCTGGACGCCTACGCGCACGCCGACCCGCACACCGACGCAGACGCCAACTATCACGCCCACCCGCACCCCCATGCCCACGCCAACGCGCACCCCGACGCCTACGCCGGCGTGGACGCCCACGCCCACCCGGACCCCCACGCCCACGCCGACCCGCACACCAGGCGGGTGGGATGGGTGA
- a CDS encoding TadE/TadG family type IV pilus assembly protein — MSERGRRGRRAQSIVELAILLPLFLILIAGLTEIGFAIAAYLSLQDAVREAARFGADGDPCLYADRQEDPRDPAAVCGSDLFLNPISQRFDEAFQPYALNSGLGDDLVISAFGIRQDGTLAWRLPRDAPNGWSRFNNQSSRVTNEAIAAQVGHSPSKGILIVEAYYHYRQRLGLFTWIFPEIIPMYASAWMPLPSVDPME, encoded by the coding sequence ATGAGCGAGCGGGGACGGAGAGGACGGCGGGCCCAGAGCATCGTGGAGCTGGCGATTCTACTCCCCCTCTTTCTGATCCTCATCGCTGGGCTCACCGAGATCGGGTTCGCCATCGCGGCCTATCTCTCCCTGCAGGACGCCGTGCGGGAAGCCGCCCGCTTCGGCGCTGATGGGGATCCCTGCCTCTACGCAGATCGCCAAGAGGATCCGCGGGATCCCGCTGCCGTGTGCGGCAGCGACCTGTTCCTGAACCCCATCTCCCAGCGATTTGACGAGGCATTCCAGCCATATGCCCTGAACTCCGGCCTGGGGGACGATCTGGTGATCTCCGCCTTCGGCATCCGGCAGGATGGCACACTGGCCTGGCGACTCCCCCGAGACGCCCCCAACGGCTGGTCACGGTTCAACAATCAAAGCTCTCGAGTCACCAACGAGGCCATCGCCGCGCAGGTCGGCCATTCCCCGAGCAAGGGGATCCTGATCGTGGAGGCCTATTATCACTATCGTCAGCGTCTGGGCCTGTTCACCTGGATATTCCCTGAAATCATCCCGATGTATGCGTCGGCCTGGATGCCGTTGCCTTCGGTGGATCCGATGGAATGA
- a CDS encoding TadE/TadG family type IV pilus assembly protein produces the protein MTSRIREVGMRGASFRRGQGLVEFALILPVLLLFMLGIMEFGRVLYIYTEVSNAAREALRAGAATLHRANDADRGKVTAVECNEILNRAYGTLALTPRSQVTITVEYRRPTSGGGSTSLGVCASDPAQTQLPTAVLALNDQVYVEVQSRVRAATPLMQPFLPGLTLRFAGMRSVVPISGIAMPKP, from the coding sequence ATGACCTCACGGATCCGAGAGGTGGGGATGCGGGGGGCGTCCTTCCGTCGGGGTCAGGGGCTGGTGGAGTTCGCCCTGATCCTCCCGGTGTTGTTGCTGTTTATGCTGGGGATCATGGAGTTCGGCCGCGTCCTCTACATCTACACTGAGGTCTCCAACGCGGCCCGGGAGGCGTTGCGGGCGGGGGCGGCGACCCTCCACCGGGCCAACGACGCCGACCGGGGGAAGGTCACCGCCGTGGAGTGCAATGAGATCCTGAACCGGGCTTACGGGACCCTGGCCCTGACGCCCCGAAGCCAGGTGACGATCACGGTGGAATACCGGCGCCCCACCTCCGGCGGGGGCAGCACCTCCCTGGGGGTGTGCGCTTCCGATCCCGCGCAGACCCAGCTGCCGACGGCGGTCCTGGCTCTGAACGATCAGGTGTATGTGGAAGTGCAGTCCCGGGTGAGGGCAGCCACCCCTCTGATGCAGCCTTTCCTCCCCGGCCTGACGCTGCGCTTCGCCGGGATGCGCTCGGTGGTCCCGATCAGCGGCATCGCGATGCCGAAACCGTAG